The following coding sequences lie in one Babylonia areolata isolate BAREFJ2019XMU chromosome 7, ASM4173473v1, whole genome shotgun sequence genomic window:
- the LOC143283985 gene encoding ubiquitin-conjugating enzyme E2 K-like, translated as MTNIAEQRIRREFKEVVKSDEVAACNIQVELVNDTYTHLRGKIMGPPDTPYAKGIFQLEIKIPETYPFNPPLVKFVTKIWHPNVSSVTGAICLDILKDQWAAAMTLRTVLLSLQALLAAAEPDDPQDAVVAQQYKEHFEVFKRTATHWTCVYAQGPSKDMEYEMREVQLKNMGFDVDQARVALSSNNWDVTKAAEYLLS; from the exons ATGACTAATATTGCTGAGCAGAGAATACGAAGAGAATTCAAAGAAGTCGTTAAAAGTGACGAG gTGGCAGCATGTAACATCCAAGTGGAACTTGTGAATGACACATACACGCATCTGCGAGGGAAGATCATGGGTCCACCAGACACACCATATGCAAAAGGGATTTTTCAGCTGGAGATCAAGATCCCAGAAACATACCCCTTCAATCCACCTCTT GTTAAATTTGTGACAAAGATCTGGCATCCTAATGTAAGCTCAGTGACCGGTGCCATCTGCCTAGACATCTTGAAAGATCAGTG GGCAGCAGCCATGACACTGCGCACAGTGCTGTTGTCGTTACAAGCCTTGTTGGCAGCAGCAGAACCTGATGACCCTCAAGATGCTGTGGTAGCCCAGCAGTACAAAGAACACTTTGAGGTCTTCAAGAGAACAGCCACACATTGGACATGTGTTTATGCCCAAG GGCCCTCAAAGGACATGGAGTACGAGATGAGAGAGGTACAGCTGAAAAACATGGGTTTTGATGTG GATCAAGCACGAGTGGCACTGTCGTCAAACAACTGGGATGTGACAAAGGCAGCAGAATATTTATTGAGCTAA